One genomic segment of Epinephelus fuscoguttatus linkage group LG19, E.fuscoguttatus.final_Chr_v1 includes these proteins:
- the fam117aa gene encoding protein FAM117A isoform X2 has product MNCQASAPNQQPGAANQTPAGRRSRVNVKKSTPSSWAEVTRGRRSAGGHKRSASWGSAEHLREVAKLRNQLQKRSRHVPPPPGYELPHHPLPAGHAAGITQTLPRMPLNRLAPRLRRSVEGLNLELEEVFVSEKPDDQHEILDIPDGHRAPVPVQRCSSGSQSEPSPGPLDLDPSLLSPSQSPCPLDPSLLSPSNSPSPLNPSPLSPSQSPCPMGEPERVHCETLCPTPSTSLPSFALDPPLLQPCSSAPRPNKSYCFPREPPEGCERVRVCEEAMAACQDEPLLQPSCPDPNKVNFTPHGGSAFCPVSLLKPLLPSMDLLFRGLSVSPVTGCPGQASPTRHLGMQ; this is encoded by the exons acTCCAAGTTCCTGGGCAGAGGTGACCCGAGGAAGGAGGAGTGCCGGCGGACACAAGCGCTCGGCGTCGTGGGGCAGTGCAGAGCACCTGAGGGAG GTGGCCAAGCTGAGAAACCAGCTGCAGAAGCGCTCCCGCCACGTCCCTCCCCCACCGGGCTATGAGCTCCCCCACCACCCCCTGCCAGCAGGTCATGCAGCAGGCATCACTCAG ACACTTCCCCGCATGCCACTGAACAGACTCGCCCCCCGGCTGCGACGTAGTGTTGAGGGCCTCAACctggagctggaggaggtgTTTGTTTCTGAGAAACCTGACGATCAACATGAG ATCTTGGATATCCCAGATGGCCACAGGGCCCCTGTCCCTGTCCAGAGATGCAGCAGTGGCTCTCAGAGTGAGCCCTCCCCCGGCCCTCTGGATCTGGatccttccctcctctctccttctcagtCCCCCTGTCCTCTAGACCCATCGCTTCTGTCACCTTCAAATTCCCCTTCACCTCTGAACCCATCCCCTCTGTCTCCATCACAGTCTCCCTGTCCCATGGGAGAGccag AGCGGGTGCACTGTGAGACGCTGTGTCCCACTCCGTCGACGTCGCTGCCATCATTTGCACTGGATCCTCCTCTGTTGCAGCCATGCTCCTCCGCTCCTCGTCCAAACAAAAGCTACTGCTTCCCGCGCGAGCCACCGGAAGGCTGCGAGAGAGTACGAGTGTGCGAAGAGGCGAT GGCTGCCTGTCAGGATGAGCCTCTCCTCCAGCCATCCTGCCCTGACCCCAATAAAGTCAACTTTACCCCCCACGGAGGCTCCGCTTTCTGCCCTGTCAGTCTCCTGAAGCCCCTCCTGCCCTCCATGGACCTCCTCTTCCGCGGCCTGTCAGTCTCTCCGGTCACTGGCTGCCCAGGTCAGGCCTCTCCTACCAGGCACCTGGGCATGCAGTAG